A window from Triticum aestivum cultivar Chinese Spring chromosome 6D, IWGSC CS RefSeq v2.1, whole genome shotgun sequence encodes these proteins:
- the LOC123144348 gene encoding uncharacterized protein isoform X2: protein MKFRKGGKVEVLQKAEAPFGSWRPAEILSGNGHTYLVSYDPCLLAGSLAIERVPRKVIRPSPPSPDGPVCWVPGDILEVFDNYSWKVVEVVRLLGHEYYLVRLLGSSLELRVDASNLRTRQLWQDGKWVALPKDSARCAAGSHRSRTKGGNSGGSHLLLKNKNVFEDNMSRGMKRKTSAASAFPMQRSEVTKRFQTSRRDGRRQHLGPGDSLHLMDKLQSLR from the exons ATGAAATTCCGCAAAGGGGGCAAGGTGGAGGTACTGCAGAAGGCGGAGGCACCTTTCGGTTCCTGGCGGCCTGCCGAGATCCTTTCTGGCAATGGGCACACCTATCTTGTAAGCTATGATCCATGTCTGCTTGCCGGTAGCCTGGCCATTGAAAGGGTTCCAAGAAAGGTGATAAGGCCTTCTCCCCCGTCCCCAGATGGTCCGGTATGCTGGGTCCCAGGCGACATCCTTGAAGTCTTCGACAACTATTCATGGAAGGTTGTGGAAGTCGTGAGATTGCTTGGTCATGAGTACTATCTTGTCAGGCTCCTCGGATCCTCCCTAGAATTGAGGGTAGATGCATCCAATCTTAGGACAAGGCAGCTTTGGCAAGATGGCAAATGGGTTGCTCTTCCAAAG GATTCTGCAAGATGTGCTGCTGGTTCACACAGGAGCCGGACAAAAGGTGGAAATTCAGGGGGCAGTCATCTTCTATTAAAGAACAAGAATGTGTTTGAAGACAATATGTCTCGAGGCATGAAGAGGAAAACCTCTGCTGCATCAGCTTTCCCTATGCAGCGCAGTGAAGTTACTAAGAGATTTCAGACTTCTCGCAGAGATGGAAGACGCCAACATCTTGGTCCTGGAGATTCTCTTCATTTGATGGATAAG TTGCAATCCCTACGGTAG
- the LOC123144348 gene encoding uncharacterized protein isoform X1: MKFRKGGKVEVLQKAEAPFGSWRPAEILSGNGHTYLVSYDPCLLAGSLAIERVPRKVIRPSPPSPDGPVCWVPGDILEVFDNYSWKVVEVVRLLGHEYYLVRLLGSSLELRVDASNLRTRQLWQDGKWVALPKDSARCAAGSHRSRTKGGNSGGSHLLLKNKNVFEDNMSRGMKRKTSAASAFPMQRSEVTKRFQTSRRDGRRQHLGPGDSLHLMDKVDAVDSPCLMLGEKCMHDSLINRANGFPKTNLAVVNANVDYQYPSVTTQDSDTDSAASSVGSCNPYGSPYGQAHPQEYDSGDICSRTDDDEASVSGTESPLPIKGGLGEETHLLELHAYRATMMALYAYGSISWEQEALMTNLRLTLNISTDEHLSELRNLANSAVCSR; this comes from the exons ATGAAATTCCGCAAAGGGGGCAAGGTGGAGGTACTGCAGAAGGCGGAGGCACCTTTCGGTTCCTGGCGGCCTGCCGAGATCCTTTCTGGCAATGGGCACACCTATCTTGTAAGCTATGATCCATGTCTGCTTGCCGGTAGCCTGGCCATTGAAAGGGTTCCAAGAAAGGTGATAAGGCCTTCTCCCCCGTCCCCAGATGGTCCGGTATGCTGGGTCCCAGGCGACATCCTTGAAGTCTTCGACAACTATTCATGGAAGGTTGTGGAAGTCGTGAGATTGCTTGGTCATGAGTACTATCTTGTCAGGCTCCTCGGATCCTCCCTAGAATTGAGGGTAGATGCATCCAATCTTAGGACAAGGCAGCTTTGGCAAGATGGCAAATGGGTTGCTCTTCCAAAG GATTCTGCAAGATGTGCTGCTGGTTCACACAGGAGCCGGACAAAAGGTGGAAATTCAGGGGGCAGTCATCTTCTATTAAAGAACAAGAATGTGTTTGAAGACAATATGTCTCGAGGCATGAAGAGGAAAACCTCTGCTGCATCAGCTTTCCCTATGCAGCGCAGTGAAGTTACTAAGAGATTTCAGACTTCTCGCAGAGATGGAAGACGCCAACATCTTGGTCCTGGAGATTCTCTTCATTTGATGGATAAGGTAGATGCTGTTGATTCCCCATGCTTAATGCTGGGTGAAAAATGCATGCATGATTCCTTAATTAACAGAGCAAATGGCTTTCCTAAAACAAACCTTGCAGTGGTTAATGCTAATGTTGATTATCAGTATCCCTCTGTAACAACTCAAGATAGTGATACTGATAGTGCCGCATCCTCTGTTGGTAGTTGCAATCCCTACGGTAGCCCCTATGGACAAGCACATCCTCAAGAGTACGACAGTGGAGATATTTGTAGTAggactgatgatgatgaagcttctgtATCTGGAACTGAATCACCTCTTCCAATTAAAGGTGGTCTGGGGGAAGAAACCCATCTGCTTGAGTTGCATGCTTATCGTGCAACAATGATGGCACTATATGCTTATGGATCAATTAGCTGGGAGCAAGAGGCTTTGATGACTAATCTGAGGCTTACACTGAACATCTCTACTGATGAACATTTATCAGAGTTAAGGAATTTGGCTAACTCTGCAGTTTGTTCTAGATAG